The Oxobacter pfennigii genome has a window encoding:
- a CDS encoding ABC transporter ATP-binding protein, which yields MSEKNNERPKEPMANRPPVMRPAGRPGGFGGGPRGGMFMAKAKAKDIKGTLIRLWGYLSRRKRKLIGVFSLVILSSLLMLTGPMLIGMAIDNYIVPGDFDGLLRMIIIMMVIYVFSAAASWLQSYTMTRVSQDTVADIRNDVFSRLQILPLRFFDSKTHGELMSRVTNDIENISHTLNQSTTQVFSSVITVIGTLAAMLWLSPLLTLLSLIIIPFMTLTTGKIAGKTRNYFSGQQERLGELNGFIEETITGQKAVKSFTREKMVMKDFEEASIKLKEVGTKAQIFSGVIGPIMNVINNFGFAILAGAGGYLAVQGIITVGVIASFLNYSRQFMRPINEMANQFNMVQSAIAGAERVFEVMDESPELLDEADAYTLKEVKGNVAFDDVTFGYNEAEPVLKDINITVKPGQTIALVGPTGAGKTTIVNLLTRFYDIDKGAILIDGRDIRTIKRDSLRSSLGIVLQDTHLFSETVRENIRYGRLDATDEEVEEAARLANAEHFILRLPDGYDTLLTEDGGNLSQGQRQLLSIARAILLDPAILILDEATSSVDTRTELHIQEAMLNLMKGRTSFVIAHRLSTIRDADMILVINDGRIIEKGSHDELLELKGFYHNLYMNQFRRQAS from the coding sequence AAGGAACTCTTATAAGACTATGGGGGTACCTTTCCAGGAGGAAGAGAAAGCTTATCGGGGTATTTTCTCTGGTTATATTATCCTCCCTTTTGATGCTGACAGGGCCTATGCTAATCGGTATGGCCATTGATAATTATATAGTGCCGGGAGATTTTGATGGACTGCTTAGAATGATAATCATAATGATGGTTATATACGTATTCAGTGCTGCTGCCTCATGGCTTCAAAGCTATACCATGACAAGGGTTTCCCAGGACACGGTGGCAGATATAAGAAATGATGTGTTCAGCAGATTGCAGATTCTGCCTTTAAGGTTTTTCGACAGCAAGACTCATGGCGAGCTTATGAGCAGAGTTACCAATGACATTGAAAATATCAGCCATACTTTAAATCAAAGCACCACTCAGGTATTTTCAAGCGTGATTACAGTTATAGGAACTTTGGCTGCCATGCTGTGGTTAAGTCCTCTCCTTACTTTGCTGAGTTTAATCATAATACCATTTATGACTCTCACCACAGGGAAAATTGCCGGCAAGACGAGAAATTATTTTTCAGGACAGCAAGAAAGATTGGGTGAACTTAACGGATTTATTGAGGAGACCATTACAGGACAGAAGGCTGTTAAGTCCTTCACCCGTGAAAAGATGGTTATGAAGGATTTTGAAGAAGCAAGCATTAAGCTGAAAGAAGTGGGCACAAAAGCTCAGATATTCTCTGGCGTTATAGGACCGATTATGAATGTCATTAACAACTTTGGATTTGCCATATTGGCGGGAGCAGGCGGTTATCTTGCGGTCCAAGGTATAATTACAGTGGGCGTAATTGCCAGCTTTTTAAATTATTCCAGGCAGTTTATGAGACCTATTAACGAAATGGCTAACCAGTTTAACATGGTACAGTCTGCAATAGCAGGGGCTGAAAGGGTTTTTGAGGTAATGGATGAAAGCCCTGAGCTCTTAGATGAGGCAGATGCCTACACTTTAAAAGAGGTTAAGGGAAATGTGGCATTTGATGATGTGACCTTTGGTTACAATGAGGCTGAACCTGTATTGAAGGATATAAATATTACGGTAAAGCCGGGTCAGACCATAGCATTGGTTGGGCCTACAGGGGCCGGAAAAACTACCATAGTTAATTTGCTTACCCGTTTTTATGATATTGACAAGGGTGCTATTTTAATAGATGGCAGGGATATACGCACAATTAAAAGAGACAGCTTAAGGTCATCTTTAGGCATCGTGCTCCAGGATACCCATCTCTTCTCTGAGACCGTCAGAGAGAATATACGCTATGGGAGGCTTGATGCAACAGATGAGGAAGTGGAAGAGGCAGCAAGGCTTGCTAATGCCGAACACTTTATTTTAAGGCTTCCTGACGGATATGACACCCTCCTTACAGAGGATGGAGGGAACTTAAGCCAGGGGCAAAGGCAGCTTCTATCAATTGCAAGAGCCATTCTTTTAGATCCTGCCATATTGATACTGGATGAAGCAACAAGCAGCGTTGATACCCGGACCGAGCTTCACATTCAGGAAGCTATGCTCAACCTAATGAAAGGTCGTACCAGCTTTGTGATAGCCCATCGTTTGAGCACAATTAGGGATGCGGATATGATTCTGGTTATAAATGACGGCAGGATAATCGAAAAGGGAAGCCATGATGAGCTCTTAGAGCTGAAGGGCTTCTATCACAATCTGTATATGAATCAGTTTAGGCGCCAGGCCTCATAA
- a CDS encoding LytTR family DNA-binding domain-containing protein codes for MKINIEQSDAYTEVEITIKCNNIDERLEKLLSSLRLYGSAISGKKDDKVYFLKPEDVFYFDTVDEKVFIYTSDCVYETVLKLYEIEERFFGTSIIRVNKSTVLNLMKIDYVSPLINGRIQAVLQNGEKAIISRQYVPYFKNKLGL; via the coding sequence TTGAAAATTAACATAGAACAATCAGATGCCTATACTGAGGTAGAAATAACAATAAAATGCAACAATATTGATGAAAGGCTTGAAAAGTTATTGTCAAGCTTGCGATTATACGGTTCAGCTATCAGCGGCAAGAAAGATGATAAGGTTTACTTTTTAAAGCCGGAAGATGTTTTTTACTTCGATACGGTGGACGAAAAGGTATTTATTTATACTTCGGACTGTGTTTATGAAACAGTCCTGAAACTATACGAGATCGAAGAACGCTTTTTCGGTACCAGTATAATTAGAGTGAATAAGTCCACGGTTTTAAATTTAATGAAAATTGATTACGTTTCACCCTTAATAAACGGCAGAATTCAGGCAGTACTTCAAAATGGCGAAAAGGCAATTATTTCACGGCAATATGTTCCTTACTTTAAAAACAAATTAGGTTTATAG
- a CDS encoding DUF3021 family protein — protein MKKQIIQNFFLGLMIAFTISVIILSAIIVIITDDRMIPVTLIGQSFILSVLCSLINLVYCSEKLKFIWQSLLGYILTTSTIIICGLIFGWYGYGGNGFEKGSFVLVSFLIYSLCYLITWMIIWSITKAKKKELNDKLEEYKQRQ, from the coding sequence ATGAAAAAACAGATTATACAAAATTTCTTTCTTGGTTTAATGATAGCCTTTACTATCTCGGTAATAATATTATCGGCGATAATCGTAATTATTACCGATGATAGAATGATTCCGGTCACCTTGATTGGACAGTCTTTTATACTTTCAGTCCTTTGTTCTCTTATCAATCTGGTATATTGTTCAGAGAAGCTGAAATTTATTTGGCAGTCCCTTCTCGGCTATATTCTAACGACTTCTACCATAATCATTTGCGGATTGATTTTTGGCTGGTACGGTTATGGAGGAAATGGCTTTGAAAAAGGAAGCTTTGTTTTAGTGTCCTTTCTTATATATTCTTTATGCTATCTAATTACATGGATGATAATATGGTCCATAACAAAGGCAAAGAAAAAAGAGCTAAATGATAAACTTGAGGAGTATAAGCAAAGGCAATAA